ttatacaatattatatcattatatatcactatattatatattataatatatcactataatctataatataattataatatatattataatatattacaatatattatcactatagtattatatactataatatactatgttatatatattatataatatataatatagtacattaaaaccggAATACTAGAATGAACAAGATCGGAAATCGATAAAACCGGAGTACtagtttaggagggtaaccgaTGCGTAgtcgattttaaaaaatgaaaaaccgaTGTAAACTGGTTTGATcctaaattttatcaaaaactaaACCAGACCGGACCGATTACATCCCTATGAAGGATCTTAACCTgtgtcttatttattttattgactaAATTACCATTGCTTCTAATCCAGTACTTTGAGAAAATTGAGATtgttataattatgaaaaaaatttagacaataaaaaaaaaaaggtcctaaatttggtcaaaaaatcattatatttttttttattattttgaaaaagagtaatgttacgtatagtGATAGAATGTGCAAGTACCgtgtaatctttttaaaaaataaataaatatgagatccacattattaaaaattaatatttttaataataaacttaactatttttcaaaaaaattaagtgACGCTTACGCattctataattatatctaGAATTATTTTACGTGCATAAAGCTGGTGTAATATGTCACAGTGTAATTATGAGTTTGAAATATGGTTAGCAATTTATGATCTAAGAGGAACAAAAATATTtgtccacaaaaaaaaaaaaaaaaaaaaaaaaaaaaaaaaaaaaaaagaggaacaaAAGTAAAAcagaataaaatatttccaGCTCCAAACTGAgacatcttctatatataattctatttaGTATTCAACAAACAATTcagtttaatttgtttttctttttttcataataaatatataatgtatggatgatgagtagacaCCTTAATTAGCttagtaagaataaaataaataaaaaataataataaaaatatataaaatatataatcatatgagatgatgagtagcatccatatatatatatatatatatatatatagcaataccCAAGAATGATCCTAGTCTACTTTATTGGAACTCCAGCACATACATGAACTCCGATCCCCCAGTACTCTTTGAAAATAAGATGGTAAAAAAAATCAGCAAGATGTACGTACGTAGTCTGTATTGATATGGCTCAAATCGGAGTTAGGTTACGTgccgtttggatagtaaaagtattttattttatctcattttattttattttattattataatttttttaaatttttatataaaatataataaataatttaattttttcaaatcttaaaataataagaatattaaaaaatatattataataatattttatttaacttttaattttcatctcaatttatttcatttcattttaaatcaCTGCCTAAACGGCATCTTAATTCACTTAATGACTAGGATTAggggggagttcggtccggttcggttcggtccggggaggttttgtggaccggaccgaacctattcggtccagggttttctcaccctggaccggaccgaactccctcaggaccggttcggtccggtcctattcggtccggtccggtccggtcggtccattcggtccaaggttgactttttttttttttttttttttttttttttttttttatctaatgacattttttttaatacttatgtaattatattgtaatatatttaatatatatatagtatactattatatatatatatattagtaatatgctaatactattagtctattagtaataatactataactaataactatatgtaataataactatactataactaataactatatgtaataatagttatagtgataactatatatgtaactatatgtaatactaataactaatactattagtctattagtactaataactatactagtattaataactatactagtactaatactataactaataactatatgtaatgatagtaatactatatgtaatactatattaaataatagtaatactcttattactaatactctatgtagttatagtgatttaatacatattataactatagtctatattagactattaatatttttttataccatatataattatataattaattatatacaactattttataaataatatatataaatatatttttttttaatttctattcggtccggttcggtccggtccggggtgaaaagctcccggaccgggaccggaccgaatcctctcggtcccttaaaaattggaccggaccggaccggtctcaattcggtccggtccggttcggtccaaacagtgccggtccggtcggttttgccggtccggaccggccgatactCACCCCTAACTAGGATATGAGTTTTTCTACGAAACAACAACTGTAGCAGCTGCACACTTGCACACCATAcgtgtccttttttttttttttaataattcaaaatGTGTGTTTTTAGAAAATGTATTACGGTTGGTTTTTCGCATTTTGAAATTTCGAATTCCTCCCTCTCGCGAAACCCCTCCTACGTCGCCCGCGTGACACCCTCCTTCGCCCAGCGCCACCGAGAAGACAACAAGGGGAGCGGGAGGAAGAAGTCGGTGTCGAAGTCAATCAAGGCAGGGCTCCAGTTCCCCGTTGGTCGGATCGCTCGGTACTTGAAGAAGGGTCGCTACACCCATAGAACGGGCACAGGGGCTCCGATCTACCTCGCTGCGGTCCTTGAATATCTTGCCGCTGAGGTACTTACGGATCCTACAAACATGCTCTTTAGCCCTTTTCTCTCTATGATGCCATGTATCTCGATTGACCATTCGCAGCAAGATCACTTTCAGCTCATCACCATGGATAAAATCAGTGCATCATCGTCGCCACGTTCAGCACGGGTCCAGTCGAAACAACTCCATCATGTCCTCTGTTTTAAGAAGTGAAAACAGAGCAAGGAGGAGCAGTGCAagccaccaagagcaacctcCACGTCGTGACCCCACTACCCAAAGTCTCCCCGTCTGCCACCCTTAACCATGCGCAGCTCCGTAAGCTTCAGCTGCTCTCTCTATCTCTTggtctactctctctctctctctctctctctctctctctctctctctccattttcaACAGTCTAGCTACGCCGAGTGGTCTACACCGTGAGCAACCCAGCTCGTCGCTAGTTGCCTCTGATCTGCTCTGTGCCAAAGTCTTCTGCGAATGAGTGCACAGCTTGGACTGCCAAGTGGTCTACGCCGTGAGCAACCCAGCTCGTCGCTAGTTGCCTCTGATCTGCTCTGTGCCAAAGTCTTCTACGAGTGAGTGCCCAGCCGCATGGAACTTTGGTCTTTTGCTCCGTGCCAACGTCTTCCTCACCCTTTTTGCAAGTTTCTTTTAGTATTACGGAAGTAGTAGTTTTCTTTTAGCATTACAACAAGCCTGGTGGTTTCTCTCACCCTTTTCGCAAGTTTCTGTTGCGGAATTGTAGATGTAAATTCAAAATTAGTTAAATGGAAAGCtgcttgttttctttatttttgctaGTGTCCAAAAGGCGCCCTTGCCTTGTGcgtttttctttattgattgtTGTTAATTTCAAAGACGGTGCAATCTGTGTGCGAACCACCTTTCGGCTGAAGCCACTTTCTAATTGGAGGTAAATTTCATTGAGGTTCCTTCCGTCAAAGACTCAGAATAATCTCGAGAGGATGGTTCATTCATCttcttttctaaatatataCCATGTAAAATCATCTAAAGAATGAGAAACAAAAGACAATTCTTGTTGATAGGAGGctatgaagaaaatgaattcaaagacgGTGCAATCTTTGTGCAAACCAGTTCTGGACTTATCTAGTGCTAGCTTAGCATCATTTGCAAATAGATTGTTGCCAAGTAAATAGTTATAAGTCCATCGAACTATCCAAGCATAGCGTTGTTTTTTGTGTAGGGatctcacaaaaaataaaatgaaaagttacattgaataaaaatatatacacccaaaagtgcatattattTCCTGCCCAAACAACCTCGGCAAGCTCATGCCCAGATCAATTTCAATGGTCTTTTTCTTGACCAACCCGTCTCTCATCTCCAAATAAGCTCTCTCGACCTCTGCCACCTCTCTCTCCTCACAAGCACAGTGATCCAACCAGATTTCCAGCAACTCCTTCGCAATGGGATTTATACTACTCTTTACGACCTCCTCCATGCGTCCTGGTCCACTTGCCCCGGTGTCGATGCGAGCCATTATAGCAGTGGGAGAGACTAGAGAACGGATGTAGAGGGAGGAAGAGACATAGGGTACAACCTCGGGGATTTTCTCGAGCACCTGTCTTCGTGTCTCCAGTTGGGTGTCTTCGTAGAATGTCTGAATGTAGTCTGGGTAGAGAACGAGTTCTTTCCGAGGAGGCAAATCGAGGATGAGAACTAGCGACGTCGGGCTGCCCTGGATGAGCTCGATTAAATGTTTCTTTCTCAAAAATCAAATGTTTGCCATAAAGGGAGGGAACGGACAGCTGGAAGATAATTTGGTCTTTTACCAGCACCACGTAAGGTGTGCATCGGTTGCTCTCAAACAGGGGCTGCTCCCAATAATATTACCTAGGATATATGTATGTATCAGTACGGGTGTGATGTAGTGAACCAATTCACCCATTGGGacatttcacaaaataattagCTCAGCTGTACGTGTCCAGCGAGAGTCAAGTAATTCCATCTCCCCTTAACCGAAATTAAAATTCCACGAGATGTCTATCAAAGTCTTTACTTCTTTTAATTTAAGATCCAATTTTGAACCAAACTGATCATCTTCAAAAACAGTTACAATTTAATTCGAGTTTTTGTATATGattaaatcactataaaaacaaatgagtttttgtaattaatttattgcaacCAAAATACTATTTGTaactaattttaataaaaaatagtcattTGGTTGAAATTAACtggttataaataaataatttttttgtagtgaattaAACTTAAACGTGGTCGAATTCGATTTAGATCATGAAAAGGCCAGAAAGAATGAACCGATCATGTGAAACTactaattatttgaaaattaagttGATTATTCAACAGCTACCGCGTAAGTTTTCTTCGAGTGTAAAATCTACGACCCGTTGCGTGGAAGTTTGGGTTTCGTAATGGAATTGAATGCTGCGAAGAAAGACAATTAAACAGGAAAAGAGCCATCCGCGTACGATTGCTAGCTTGCTGCTGACTGTCAAGTCTCAAGACAATCAATCAAGCAATTTTGTCAATAGTTATCTGGAAAATTGGGATATTAACTCttgttttcttttgcttttttatgCACCCATATGCACGTTATACTAATATTTGGACCTGCCTTTCTTTCATAGGTGCATGGTCTTTAGTTTACGTCTAAGGAACATTAGTTGTCTTCGATGAATTTCCAAGGTGATCAAGAAAATGGTCCCAGCATTAATTAGGTACATGCATATGATCACAACTCTCGAGTCAATATTATTCGTCAACTTCCCTACTCTTTAATTAtcctcttaattttttaatgcttAACTTTGagtgccatatatatatatatatagatataaataataattcctCTACCTCAAGTGATCAAGTAATACATCACTCATGGATAGAGTAATCCTCCTCCTTTGTGTGATACTGCTTTTGGTACGATGTTACAATATGGCTATCTTAGTTGATGCAACCATTCCAAATATGGCCACAGATCAATCTGCTCTTCTTGCCTTAAAGTTTGGTATTTCTCATCCCACTCCCGATCATAATATTTTAGCGAGCAATTGGTCCACCAATACATCTGTTTGCAATTGGATTGGTGTCACTTGTGGTTCTAGACATCACCGAGTCATAACCTTGAACCTTTCTTACATGGGTCTTGAGGGTACCATTCCTCCACAGGTAGGAAACCTTTCATTTCTTGTTAGTCTAACACTAAGAAACAATAGTTTTCATGGCTCTGTGCCCAACGAGTTGTCTCGTCTTTACCGGTTGAAAAACTTGGACTTTGGATTCAACAACTTCAGTGGAGAAATCCCATCATCTTTGGGACTATTATCCAAGCTTCAAAATTTGTTGCTACTTGGCAATAGATTCACGGGTGCTATCCCACAATCCTTATCGAACTTGTCTTCCTTGGAAAGGATTGATTTGGCCTTCAATGGGTTCTCGGGTTATATACCTTCCTCCCTCTTCAACATATCTACCTTGCAAGCAATTGATCTTGGAGTTAATAAGCTTTCGGGTCCGATGCCTTCTATTTTGTTTAACATGCCTTCCCTACAATCGATTGATTTCTACTCCAACGAGCTCTCAGGGATACTTCCAACGGATACGTTTAACCATCTTCCCAACTTACAAAGGCTTCAACTTGCTTATAACAGATTTTATGGCAGACTTCCGTCCACTTTGTTCAGCTGCAAACAGCTGCAATATTTCTCGGTGTGGAGTAATCATTTCACCGGAAGAGTACCGCCGGCAATCGGAAACTTAACCAGGCTTATGACTTTGTACCTTGCTCAAAACAACTTTACTGGTATGTTAATTTAGtcattaattatatgtaatttgtgcattaattatatgtaatttGTGCATTATATGTAATTGTACGTACAAAATGACTGTTTTCGGATTGGTCCCCTTTCAATTCAATGCATGTGcaagctagctatatatataggtactGATCAACACATACACGCCAGAAAACTAGAACGTTTTAAGGAAGTCCCCTGGGAATATATAATCTGTTCATTActgctgtttttctttttaaagaaaaatttgttcatagatatattttttatttatatttttccaatACAAACTATATATTATGTACAGTACTGTATTCCATGCTCACTAGAATTTTAAACTAAGGTCCAAGCTGTATTAATTAAGTTAAAGAGATAAGAATTACTACCGGTTCGTTTTAATTCATTGGAGATCAAAATGTAATTGTCTTAGGACCAAAGCTCCGTCTTAATTAATGCATGGGGAATTCGAACAATACTCTAGCTTAGATTTCATGAAGAGTGACGAGTGTACTACACCTACGTACAGAGGTTGTAGCCCGACAAAATGTCCCGGGAAGCGGCCTTTTGgtctttttatgttttatttttatttttttaattttttcatacatttttttatagctttaaatattttaaaaaaatcacaatatcattaaaaagaaatacttccttaatcactatttaaaaaataaataaatacctaTCATAACCCACTTTCGGATCCATTATAGGTGGATTTACGTTTTCCTTTTTgggttattaatatatatgatttacaaaatcttttttttaataattttttgctGAACTAACGTACTCGTAATTATTCATATTGTGGCAGGTGCAATTCCGAATGAAATTGCTTATCTACAAAACTTGAAGAAGCTCAACATCGGATACAACCATTTCTCTGGACCAATTCCATTTGAGATTTTCAATATCTCAACATTTCAAATCATTGGAATGCCTTTGAATAATCTCTCTGGTCCTCTCCCATCAAATCTAGGTCTTTTCCTTCCAGAACTTCAGCAGCTTCTGCTTGGGGGAAATAAACTCAATGGAACAATTCCCAACTCCATCTCCAATGCATCACAACTCACTCATCTAGAGTTGTCTATGAACTCATTCTCTGGCTTCATTCCAAATACAATTGGTAATTTAGGTTTCCTCGAGTATCTCAACTTAGAAATCAATAACTTGACTATTGGATCTCCAGAAATGAATAgccttttctcttctttgtcAAATTGCATATATTTGGAAATGTTATCTTTTACAGAAAATCCACTAAATGCTATCCTTCCCAATTCCATTGGAAATCTCTCCACTTCtcttcaagaattttttttgggTGGTTGCAATATCAAGGGCAACATTTTCCAAGATATTGGTAATTTCAGCAGCTTGACAACTTTGGACTTAGGGAACAATGAGTTGGTTGGACTGATTCCAACTGCATGGGGGAAATTGGGAATGCTCCAAGGTTTGTACCTGGATAATAATAGATTGCAGGGTCCCATCCCATCAAATCTCTGTCATTTAAAGAGCTTGTCTGAATTATATTTAGGAGACAATGAGCTAGTTGGACAAATTCCTAGATGTCTAAATAATCTAGCTTTGCTAAGAAAGCTCTACTTAGGCTCAAACAAATTAACTTCTACGATTCCTTTGAGCTTGTGGAGCTTGACAGATTTATTGGAGGTTGACTTATCATCAAATTCTCTAAGTGGCCCCCTCTCATTAGATCTTGGAAATTTGAAGGTACTGAGACAATTGAATTTATCAAACAATCGATTATCGGGTGATATCCCGATGACAATTGGTAGTCTCAAAGATCTAAATATTCTCTCCTTAGCAGGAAATCAATTAGAAGGTTCAATTCCTAAATCATTTGGTGATTTGGTAAGCTTGGAGCACTTGGATGTTTCTGGTAATAATTTATCTGGAGAGATTCCCAAATCCTTAGAAGCACTTGTATATCTTACATATTTGAACGTCTCATTCAATAGACTACGAGGAGAAATTCCTACAAGAGGACCATTTCTAAACTTCTCGGCTACATCATTTATGTCAAATGATGCACTTTGTGGTGCTCCCCAATTGCAAGTCCTCCCATGCAAAAAAGATGCTTCTCGATCAAGAAGGTCCAAAATAAGGCATATACTAACATTTTTACTACCTACAGTTGGGTTAACATTAATAATCGTGGCATCCCTCGTATTAATCTCAAAAAAACGCCAAAAGGAGTCAACGAGTTTGGTAGACTTGTCTCCTTTAGCACCATGGAGAAGAGTTTCTCACCATGAGCTTCTACGAGCAACAGAAGGGTTTAATCCAAATAAGTTGATTGGAGAAGGGAGTTTTGGATCTGTGTACAAAGCAACATTCTTGGATGGTAAGGATTTtgcaataaaagttttgaatttgcaAATAGAAGGGGCATTTCATAGCTTTGATGTAGAGTGTGAGGTACTAAGTAATATTCGTCATCGGAATCTTGTCAAAATCATTAGTGCTTGCAGTAATATCGACTTCAAAGCCATTGTATTGGAATACATGCCTAATGGGAACTTGGAGACTTGGCTTTATTCTGGTGATCGCTTTTTAAGTATGTTACAAAGGCTAAACATAATGATTGATGTAGCGACAGCACTAGAATACCTTCATTTCGGTTACTCGAAAACTATTGTGCACTGTGATTTGAAGCCTAAcaatatattgctggatgaagaaaTGGTTGCACATGTTGCTGATTTTGGAATAGCCAAGCTCTTAGGAGATGAGGACCTTATAAAGCGAACCATGACCCTTGCTACTATTGGGTATATGGCACCAGGTGATCTTATAatactaatttttaattacattgATCATAGAATATTGATTTATACACTTCAaatccttttaatttttctctttttcttttgtatataaTGCAGAGTATGGATCCGAAGGGATTGTTTCTATAAGAGGCGATGTGTACAGCTATGGCATTTTACTAATAGAAACTTTCACGAGAAAGAAGCCTACAGATAACATGTTTGTTGAAGAGATGAACTTGAAGCGCTGGGTAGAGGAATCTCTAGCTAATCTCTCCATATTCGAAATCATTGATGCCAATTTGCTGGGAGACGAAAGATATAAGGATGCAGCTACGATGGACAGCGTATCATCTATCATGGGACTAGCTTTGGACTGTTGCATAGATTCACCTGAAGAGAGGATCAATACACGAAGTATTCCAATAGCACTCAACAAGATCAAATCCAAGTTTCTACAAGATTTTCAAACAACCTAATCATTTTAGATATATATGTTGATCTGCTTAATTTGTCTGAGTCTCTTCTTTAGTTAATGTTTGTTCCTTTCCAAATGTTACAACAGTGACTCTCATCTTTAAGATAAGAAATATACTTGTTTTGTGTGGCCATTTTTGTACTTATggttgatcttttttttttccctatagaATATGATGACGACATGATTTTactattaatatgtaaatagcACCAGTAGATAttcaaatattagaaaaaattatagatatacAATCTTTTGTACTGCTATAGTTTAAATGAGAAGTACTTTTATCAAAAACTTACAAATATAACATCATTTTTTTGATGATTAAGAAAGTCACTATTAATgaaattatgcatttttttttattaatgattataaatataaaaaaaaatagactggCGGAGCAAGCCAGCGGTACCCTTATATCTCTCCTCCACACAACACATGTTCAGAGAAAATCGAGGATGTAGCATGAGACCGGTctcaaaaagaacaaaatatttttattttttctttttattcattcatttttttatattcttaattttttttaaaaaaattcataatattataaaaaaaaatatttctttaattactaagtaagaaaaattcatctaaaaattataagatgatGTATAATTGATGGAATTTTGTACAATGCTAGAACCAAGATCTTATAATTGAGACattagaaaaaaggaaaaggatatTACGTCAAATATGTCTacttgtgtaatttattttatttttaatatttttaataattaaagaaatgattattaataattttatatattttaatgattaaaaatatttaaagaaaaagaaaaaaaatcatttgcaaGTGATTTGTATATTTGTGATGCACATTTCAAGCCATGTCCCAAAAAAATCATGGATTTTTGTCTTCATCTGCCTAAAAGACGTTGATTCACGTGCATGATATAAGGTCAGTTACTTGGCCACTAGGGTGCTGTGATTATCAGCAGTTCAGGGTACTTGGTCCTTTAGCCTAATACAGTCCTTATGCGTTGGAACTGAAAACAGGAATGATACATTGCATCTTTTGGGTTCGTAGAGGAAAGTTAGATTTGCGGTTTGATACAAAagtctttttaattattttattatatataattattataattttttaaattcttacctaatatataataaataatttaatttttttagatattaaaaaataatattttatataactttcatcttatccaaaccttttcattctcttttttatCTATTGAGAATGAGACACCACTAATCTTATGTCCTTTTGTTGCCCtcttttcatatattaaaaaaaaataacgcaattaatcatattattagAATGTGTAAAAAGTACGTTAAAATTAttctacataaaatttttgatatatataggtatggacttttttatataatactGATGTTTGTGAATACGATTCAGAAAGTTAGAAAACGGAGACGtgaatatttctaagagatgctAACAATAGCAAAAAGGATTTATTTATGTCTTCGTATTCAGATATATTGTAATCAAATTACCTTCCactaatttttagattaaaaaaagtaCACACGAAAAAAGAAGAGTGGAAATAGAAGTTTAAATTTTCAGTGTTCTCACAGTGCAGTTAATAATCCATCTGTAAAAGAATGCCAACTTTGATTACAGAGCTACAAAGAGGAATGCTCACACTTCTCAGCAAGATTTTGAGTATGGTTTGATATCACCGAAGTCATGTCCACATGTAGAGGAAGAGCAAAATGTTGTTGAATTGTGGGTTTGGCTTCCACTCAA
This sequence is a window from Carya illinoinensis cultivar Pawnee chromosome 9, C.illinoinensisPawnee_v1, whole genome shotgun sequence. Protein-coding genes within it:
- the LOC122276873 gene encoding red chlorophyll catabolite reductase-like; this translates as MHTLRGAGKRPNYLPAKHLIELIQGSPTSLVLILDLPPRKELVLYPDYIQTFYEDTQLETRRQVLEKIPEVVPYVSSSLYIRSLVSPTAIMARIDTGASGPGRMEEVVKSSINPIAKELLEIWLDHCACEEREVAEVERAYLEMRDGLVKKKTIEIDLGMSLPRLFGQEIICTFGNLRKG
- the LOC122277443 gene encoding LRR receptor-like serine/threonine-protein kinase EFR encodes the protein MDRVILLLCVILLLVRCYNMAILVDATIPNMATDQSALLALKFGISHPTPDHNILASNWSTNTSVCNWIGVTCGSRHHRVITLNLSYMGLEGTIPPQVGNLSFLVSLTLRNNSFHGSVPNELSRLYRLKNLDFGFNNFSGEIPSSLGLLSKLQNLLLLGNRFTGAIPQSLSNLSSLERIDLAFNGFSGYIPSSLFNISTLQAIDLGVNKLSGPMPSILFNMPSLQSIDFYSNELSGILPTDTFNHLPNLQRLQLAYNRFYGRLPSTLFSCKQLQYFSVWSNHFTGRVPPAIGNLTRLMTLYLAQNNFTGAIPNEIAYLQNLKKLNIGYNHFSGPIPFEIFNISTFQIIGMPLNNLSGPLPSNLGLFLPELQQLLLGGNKLNGTIPNSISNASQLTHLELSMNSFSGFIPNTIGNLGFLEYLNLEINNLTIGSPEMNSLFSSLSNCIYLEMLSFTENPLNAILPNSIGNLSTSLQEFFLGGCNIKGNIFQDIGNFSSLTTLDLGNNELVGLIPTAWGKLGMLQGLYLDNNRLQGPIPSNLCHLKSLSELYLGDNELVGQIPRCLNNLALLRKLYLGSNKLTSTIPLSLWSLTDLLEVDLSSNSLSGPLSLDLGNLKVLRQLNLSNNRLSGDIPMTIGSLKDLNILSLAGNQLEGSIPKSFGDLVSLEHLDVSGNNLSGEIPKSLEALVYLTYLNVSFNRLRGEIPTRGPFLNFSATSFMSNDALCGAPQLQVLPCKKDASRSRRSKIRHILTFLLPTVGLTLIIVASLVLISKKRQKESTSLVDLSPLAPWRRVSHHELLRATEGFNPNKLIGEGSFGSVYKATFLDGKDFAIKVLNLQIEGAFHSFDVECEVLSNIRHRNLVKIISACSNIDFKAIVLEYMPNGNLETWLYSGDRFLSMLQRLNIMIDVATALEYLHFGYSKTIVHCDLKPNNILLDEEMVAHVADFGIAKLLGDEDLIKRTMTLATIGYMAPEYGSEGIVSIRGDVYSYGILLIETFTRKKPTDNMFVEEMNLKRWVEESLANLSIFEIIDANLLGDERYKDAATMDSVSSIMGLALDCCIDSPEERINTRSIPIALNKIKSKFLQDFQTT